One Phycisphaera mikurensis NBRC 102666 DNA window includes the following coding sequences:
- a CDS encoding glycoside hydrolase family protein has translation MYASHGFLRSDIGDVDVVFHDGLYHLFHLVLPNHDFIAHAVSDDALNWRRVKNALFVGDPGEWDDDMLWTMHVSRNPDQGPGQPAWRMFYTGLSRREYGRIQRVGLATSNDLLTWERCTTVPGLPLEADGRFYESTTEEGRHWVSFRDPFFHHDPQTGTRELLVAGRIKTGPVIRRGCVARYAERPDGSFEARPPLHRPGLYDDIEVPAVFRLGDRHFMIGSIREDVKIHYWHADTADGPFENFFDNVLLPKGNYAGRITQLPDGRVLLFNFFAKQESLGGRDIVRKMLPPPKELEVDGSGRLRVRSYSGYDDKVESQRCAAELCPLRPLFEHENARGGVDADGTLHLSTRSGYQGFLLQGEHHHFRLKARLSLEGNGKCGMLLHSDGEGNGYYLSLDLIKGVAQLRAWGTREGGSVETAFLYHGLQAGYWVSDPAGPWEIQVLSHGMYREVCINGQVLLTLADDTFANGGLGFYTESAALRVEDLVVEELTPPLEEDHQMPFCTTTESDPERGDGVGAGAGMSVGVSGGQMV, from the coding sequence ATGTACGCCTCCCACGGTTTCCTGCGCTCGGACATCGGCGACGTCGACGTCGTGTTCCACGACGGGCTCTACCACCTGTTCCACCTGGTGCTGCCCAACCACGACTTCATCGCCCACGCCGTGAGCGACGACGCACTCAATTGGCGGCGGGTGAAGAACGCCCTCTTCGTCGGCGATCCCGGGGAGTGGGACGACGACATGCTCTGGACGATGCACGTGAGCCGCAACCCCGACCAGGGGCCGGGCCAGCCCGCGTGGCGGATGTTCTACACCGGGCTCTCGCGGCGGGAGTACGGCCGGATCCAGCGGGTGGGCCTGGCGACGAGCAACGACCTGCTGACCTGGGAGCGCTGCACCACGGTCCCGGGGCTGCCGCTGGAGGCCGACGGCCGCTTCTACGAGAGCACGACCGAGGAGGGGCGGCACTGGGTGAGCTTCCGCGACCCGTTCTTCCACCACGACCCCCAGACCGGCACGCGGGAGCTGCTGGTCGCCGGCCGCATCAAGACCGGCCCGGTGATCCGCCGCGGCTGCGTGGCCCGCTACGCGGAGCGGCCCGACGGGAGCTTCGAGGCGCGGCCGCCGCTGCACCGGCCGGGGCTGTACGACGACATCGAGGTGCCCGCGGTCTTCCGGCTCGGCGACCGCCACTTCATGATCGGCAGCATCCGCGAGGACGTGAAGATCCACTACTGGCACGCCGACACCGCCGACGGCCCCTTCGAGAACTTCTTCGACAACGTGCTGCTGCCCAAGGGCAACTACGCCGGCCGCATCACGCAGCTGCCCGACGGCCGCGTGCTGCTGTTCAACTTCTTCGCGAAGCAGGAGAGCCTCGGCGGCCGCGACATCGTCCGCAAGATGCTGCCGCCGCCCAAGGAGCTGGAGGTGGACGGCTCGGGCCGCCTGCGTGTCCGCAGCTACTCGGGCTACGACGACAAGGTCGAGAGCCAGCGCTGCGCCGCCGAGCTGTGCCCGCTGCGGCCGCTCTTCGAGCACGAGAACGCCCGGGGCGGCGTGGACGCGGACGGCACGCTGCACCTCTCGACCCGCAGCGGGTACCAGGGCTTCCTGCTGCAGGGCGAGCACCACCACTTCCGCCTGAAGGCGCGGCTGTCGCTGGAGGGCAACGGCAAGTGCGGCATGCTGCTGCACAGCGACGGCGAGGGAAACGGCTACTACCTCTCGCTGGACCTCATCAAGGGCGTCGCGCAGCTGCGGGCTTGGGGCACCCGCGAGGGCGGCAGCGTGGAGACGGCCTTCCTCTACCACGGCCTCCAGGCCGGCTACTGGGTGAGCGACCCGGCGGGCCCCTGGGAGATCCAGGTGCTCTCGCACGGCATGTACCGCGAGGTGTGTATCAACGGGCAGGTGCTGCTCACCCTCGCCGACGACACGTTCGCGAACGGCGGCCTGGGCTTCTACACCGAGTCGGCCGCGCTGCGGGTGGAGGACCTGGTGGTCGAGGAGCTGACCCCGCCGCTGGAGGAGGACCACCAGATGCCCTTCTGCACGACCACCGAGTCCGACCCCGAGCGCGGCGACGGCGTGGGCGCCGGCGCCGGCATGAGCGTGGGCGTGAGCGGCGGGCAGATGGTCTAG
- the dnaE gene encoding DNA polymerase III subunit alpha — protein sequence MTGAAPAKPPAAPAEDFVHLHLHSTYSLLDGGNRIDRLVARVAELGMTACAVTDHGNLFGAVEFYNAAKRAGIKPILGVEAYVAPELEGRPSDRRNKEHSGTADGGFHLVLLAENQAGWSNLRKLSSDSFLEGFYYKPRMDNQTLTQWSDGLIAINGHLGSSIAYHLVQYLRSGGGGNKPEQKHWDAAVREAKWHLSVFKPNERGEPRFFLELQKHEEKLQRDINPLTVRLAEELDIPLVCDNDAHFLTADDWDAHDTLCCISMGKGKGDESRMRYARDLYVKSPQEMWAAFGQDQPEAIRNTRRIADRCNVEIDFEANHAPVVRIDTDLSGLPSDSEGALKVIDDFSRTCEHPPGSTAWMKAFGETIRMEPFDEENDTDSPQELAKQCDGALRLLSEAGAIWRYGTRGFEGPVGATRRARMERELKVLKDKLISAYFVIVWDFTHEARRRDIPVLARGSGVGTMTGFALGLSNACPIEYGLLFERFTDPDRTEYPDIDIDMCQDGRAELIQYVRDKYGHVAQIITFGTLKARAAIRDVGRVHDLSLQDVDKVCKLIGDGLATTLDSAWKQNSDLAELCAVQPQVQGVYDTARRLENFHRHAGVHAAGVIVATQPLDNIVPLYRPPGGNSGDGVTVTQWDGPTCEKVGLLKMDFLGLRTLSIIERGKLLVKQSLPPEVITKAVLGPDAEHGAPDDEGLPVDVLDLERITYDDPRVLSLFARGETAGVFQFESGGMRSLLMAMKPDRLEDLIAANALYRPGPMELIPNYNARKHGREAVPKVHEIVDRLTAETYGIMVYQEQVMQVLNELGGIPLRTAYSIIKAISKKKEKTINEARVDFVAGAKERGVAEKDSGGLFDLILKFAGYGFNKSHSTGYAIVAYQTAYLKTHFPIHYMAAVLTYESVSTDKVVEYIDACRSLKLPDPPAPSASAEHPAEGGTPKQAGVEVRPPDINLSDVAFTVVYESGEERRADTGHIRFGLSAVKGVGEKAITSVIAERAKNGPFRGLFDFCERVDLRACNKSTLDALIKCGAFDSLHGIEKRSACSDALEAAMKAGQRAAADKASGQMGMFGAPSPEPSTGVQAATAGGAAEPDLPASVPWTKKQTLEFEKDVMGMYVSSHPLHDHAGALHNFSSCAIAEVDRLPADTPVVLGGMLSRVRGTVVKRGKSAGAKMAMITLEDDTGAKIDGVAFADTYAQCSNHLQTDRVVLLAGKVDRRREEPNIVLDKVIPVEDAAEHLTRAVRIVIEEVTEADLPPGERLPPAQAPEHVLTKLREVLRQAAQRIHNGGTPAGVSLELHVRGDGQGDDQVVEMRLGQARVAVDEDLLAGVRAVLEDSPRHRARCVLEGPARVDVGDALKRYGDVASKGDLSFAMHDDGGQSIDRY from the coding sequence ATGACCGGCGCCGCCCCCGCGAAGCCCCCGGCCGCCCCCGCCGAGGACTTCGTCCACCTCCACCTGCACTCCACCTACTCCCTGCTCGACGGCGGCAACCGCATCGACCGCCTGGTGGCGAGGGTGGCGGAGCTGGGGATGACGGCCTGTGCCGTCACGGATCACGGCAACCTCTTCGGCGCTGTCGAGTTCTACAACGCGGCGAAGAGAGCCGGCATCAAGCCGATCCTCGGCGTCGAGGCCTACGTCGCGCCCGAGCTGGAGGGCCGGCCGTCGGACCGCCGCAACAAGGAGCACTCCGGCACCGCCGACGGCGGCTTCCACCTCGTGCTGCTCGCCGAGAACCAGGCCGGGTGGAGCAACCTCCGGAAGCTCAGCTCCGACAGCTTCCTCGAAGGCTTCTACTACAAGCCGCGCATGGACAACCAAACGCTCACGCAGTGGAGCGACGGGCTGATCGCGATCAACGGGCACCTGGGCTCGTCCATCGCCTACCACCTGGTGCAGTATCTCCGCAGCGGCGGGGGTGGGAACAAGCCGGAGCAGAAGCACTGGGATGCGGCGGTGCGGGAAGCAAAGTGGCACCTCTCGGTGTTCAAGCCGAACGAGAGAGGCGAGCCCCGCTTCTTCCTGGAGCTGCAGAAGCACGAGGAGAAGCTGCAGCGCGACATCAACCCGCTCACGGTCCGCCTCGCCGAAGAGCTGGACATCCCGCTGGTCTGCGACAACGACGCCCACTTCCTCACCGCCGACGACTGGGACGCGCACGACACGCTGTGCTGCATCTCGATGGGCAAGGGCAAGGGCGACGAGTCGCGGATGCGTTACGCCCGCGACCTCTACGTGAAGAGCCCGCAGGAGATGTGGGCGGCTTTCGGTCAGGACCAGCCCGAGGCCATCCGCAACACCCGGCGGATCGCCGACCGCTGCAACGTCGAGATCGACTTCGAGGCGAACCACGCGCCGGTCGTGCGGATCGACACCGACCTCTCCGGCCTGCCCTCCGATTCCGAAGGCGCGCTGAAGGTCATCGACGACTTCAGCCGGACCTGCGAGCACCCGCCCGGGTCGACCGCGTGGATGAAGGCCTTCGGCGAGACGATCCGGATGGAGCCCTTCGACGAGGAGAACGACACCGACTCGCCCCAGGAGCTCGCGAAGCAGTGCGACGGGGCGCTGCGGCTGCTCTCCGAGGCGGGCGCGATCTGGCGCTACGGCACGCGCGGCTTCGAGGGTCCGGTGGGCGCCACCCGCCGGGCGCGGATGGAGCGTGAGCTGAAGGTCTTGAAGGACAAGCTGATCTCGGCGTACTTCGTGATCGTCTGGGACTTCACCCACGAGGCCCGCCGCCGCGACATCCCGGTGCTCGCGCGTGGCTCGGGCGTCGGCACGATGACCGGCTTCGCGCTGGGGCTCTCCAACGCCTGCCCGATCGAGTACGGCCTGCTCTTCGAGCGCTTCACCGATCCGGACCGGACCGAGTACCCCGACATCGACATCGACATGTGCCAGGACGGCCGCGCCGAGCTGATCCAGTACGTCCGCGACAAGTACGGCCACGTCGCGCAGATCATCACCTTCGGGACGCTGAAGGCCCGGGCCGCCATCCGCGACGTCGGCCGCGTCCACGACCTCTCGCTGCAGGACGTCGACAAGGTCTGCAAACTGATCGGCGACGGGCTGGCCACCACGCTGGACTCGGCCTGGAAGCAGAACAGCGACCTCGCCGAGCTGTGCGCGGTGCAGCCGCAGGTGCAGGGCGTGTACGACACGGCCCGCCGGCTGGAGAACTTCCACCGCCACGCCGGCGTGCACGCCGCGGGCGTGATCGTGGCGACGCAGCCGCTGGACAACATCGTCCCGCTGTACCGCCCGCCGGGCGGCAACAGCGGCGACGGCGTGACCGTTACGCAGTGGGACGGCCCGACCTGCGAGAAGGTGGGACTCCTCAAGATGGACTTCCTGGGGCTGCGGACGCTCTCGATCATCGAGCGCGGCAAGCTGCTGGTGAAGCAGAGCCTCCCCCCGGAGGTCATCACCAAAGCGGTGCTCGGCCCCGACGCCGAGCACGGCGCCCCCGACGACGAGGGCCTGCCCGTGGACGTGCTCGACCTGGAGCGCATCACCTACGACGACCCGCGCGTGCTGTCGCTGTTCGCGCGCGGCGAAACGGCCGGCGTGTTCCAGTTCGAGTCCGGCGGGATGCGCTCGCTGCTGATGGCGATGAAGCCCGACCGGCTGGAGGACCTCATCGCGGCGAACGCGCTCTACCGGCCCGGCCCGATGGAGCTGATCCCCAACTACAACGCGCGGAAACACGGGAGAGAGGCGGTGCCGAAGGTCCACGAGATCGTCGACCGGCTGACCGCCGAGACCTACGGGATCATGGTCTACCAGGAGCAGGTGATGCAGGTGCTCAACGAGCTCGGCGGCATCCCGCTCCGCACCGCGTACTCGATCATCAAGGCGATCTCCAAGAAGAAGGAGAAGACGATCAACGAAGCCCGCGTCGACTTCGTCGCGGGCGCGAAGGAGCGCGGCGTCGCGGAGAAGGACTCCGGCGGGCTGTTCGACCTGATCCTCAAGTTCGCCGGCTACGGCTTCAACAAGAGCCACTCCACCGGCTACGCGATCGTCGCGTACCAGACGGCTTACCTCAAGACGCACTTCCCCATCCACTACATGGCGGCGGTGCTGACGTACGAGTCGGTGAGCACCGACAAGGTCGTCGAGTACATCGACGCCTGCCGGAGCCTGAAGCTTCCCGATCCCCCGGCTCCGTCGGCCAGCGCCGAGCATCCCGCCGAAGGCGGGACCCCGAAGCAGGCCGGCGTGGAGGTGCGGCCGCCGGACATCAACCTCTCCGACGTCGCGTTCACGGTCGTGTACGAGAGCGGCGAGGAGCGCCGGGCCGACACCGGCCACATCCGCTTCGGGCTCTCCGCGGTCAAGGGCGTGGGCGAGAAGGCGATCACCAGCGTGATCGCCGAGCGGGCGAAGAACGGGCCCTTCCGCGGGCTCTTCGACTTCTGCGAGCGTGTGGACCTGCGGGCCTGCAACAAGAGCACGCTGGACGCGCTCATCAAGTGCGGCGCCTTCGACTCGCTGCACGGGATCGAGAAGCGATCCGCCTGCTCGGACGCGCTCGAGGCCGCGATGAAGGCCGGCCAGCGCGCCGCCGCCGACAAGGCCAGCGGCCAGATGGGCATGTTCGGGGCACCCTCCCCCGAACCGAGCACGGGCGTGCAGGCGGCCACGGCCGGGGGAGCGGCCGAGCCCGACCTGCCCGCCTCGGTGCCGTGGACCAAGAAACAGACGCTGGAGTTCGAGAAGGACGTGATGGGCATGTACGTGTCGTCGCACCCGCTCCACGATCACGCGGGCGCGCTGCACAACTTCAGCTCCTGTGCGATCGCGGAGGTGGACCGCCTGCCCGCCGACACGCCGGTGGTCCTGGGCGGCATGCTCTCCCGCGTCCGCGGCACGGTGGTCAAGCGTGGCAAGAGCGCCGGCGCCAAGATGGCGATGATCACGCTCGAGGACGACACCGGGGCCAAGATCGACGGCGTCGCCTTCGCCGACACCTACGCCCAGTGCAGCAACCACCTGCAGACCGACCGCGTCGTGCTGCTGGCCGGCAAGGTGGACCGCCGCCGCGAGGAGCCCAACATCGTGCTCGACAAGGTCATCCCCGTCGAGGACGCCGCGGAGCACCTGACCCGGGCCGTTCGGATCGTCATCGAGGAGGTCACCGAAGCCGACCTTCCCCCCGGCGAGCGTCTGCCCCCGGCGCAGGCCCCCGAGCACGTGCTGACGAAGCTGCGCGAGGTGCTGCGGCAGGCCGCGCAGCGGATCCACAACGGCGGCACGCCCGCCGGCGTGTCATTGGAGCTGCACGTCCGCGGCGACGGGCAGGGGGACGACCAGGTGGTGGAGATGCGGCTGGGCCAGGCCCGCGTCGCCGTCGACGAGGATCTGCTCGCCGGCGTCCGCGCCGTGCTCGAGGACTCGCCCCGGCACCGCGCCCGCTGCGTGCTGGAGGGACCAGCCCGCGTCGACGTCGGCGACGCCCTGAAGCGATACGGAGACGTCGCGAGCAAGGGCGACCTGAGCTTCGCCATGCACGACGACGGCGGGCAGAGCATCGATCGCTACTGA
- a CDS encoding glycoside hydrolase family 57 protein, whose translation MPAACFYFQLHQPRRLRRFTAFDGGTDYFDEAANAEILRRVATRSYLPGLRLLRGMLAEGGAESMRVGLSVTGELMEQLAEHAPAVLEELAALAATGKAEFLGETYHHSLASFYDLDEFESQVVRHAEAVRERFGQTPVVFRNTELLYSDALAAQLVELGGYTGVLTEGVERSLGGRSPNRLYAPALPPAAPADAHADAPAATPPAILLRNHPLSDAIGFRFGVSGPHGGRLTATHYARLLADQPGDVVGVFLDFEVFGEHQAGPKHTFDFLAGLPEALASAGVPCVAPAEAIDLYRPVGRLAAPKAISWADRERDLSAWLGNAMQASAAADHYALAGAIARSGDEPLLRDWRRLSNSDHLYYMSTKGEGDGAVHRSFSPYESPYAAYINYMNVLDSLRARARG comes from the coding sequence TTGCCCGCCGCCTGCTTCTACTTCCAGCTCCACCAGCCCCGGCGGCTGCGTCGGTTCACCGCCTTCGACGGCGGGACGGACTACTTCGACGAGGCGGCGAACGCGGAGATCCTCCGCCGCGTCGCCACCCGCAGCTACCTGCCTGGGCTCCGCCTGCTGCGGGGCATGCTCGCCGAGGGCGGCGCCGAGTCGATGCGGGTGGGCCTCTCGGTGACCGGCGAGCTCATGGAGCAGCTCGCCGAGCACGCGCCCGCCGTGCTCGAGGAGCTCGCGGCGCTCGCCGCCACCGGGAAGGCGGAGTTCCTCGGCGAGACCTACCACCACAGCCTCGCGTCCTTCTACGACCTCGACGAGTTCGAGTCCCAGGTGGTGCGGCACGCCGAGGCGGTCCGGGAGCGCTTCGGCCAGACGCCGGTCGTGTTCCGCAACACCGAGCTGCTCTACAGCGACGCGCTGGCGGCGCAGCTGGTGGAGCTCGGCGGCTACACCGGCGTGCTCACCGAGGGCGTCGAGCGTTCCCTCGGGGGCCGCAGCCCCAACCGGCTCTACGCGCCGGCGTTGCCGCCGGCGGCCCCCGCCGACGCCCACGCGGACGCTCCGGCCGCCACGCCGCCGGCGATCCTGCTGCGGAACCACCCGCTCTCGGACGCCATCGGCTTCCGCTTCGGCGTCTCCGGCCCCCACGGCGGCCGCCTGACCGCCACGCACTACGCGCGGCTGCTCGCCGACCAGCCCGGCGACGTGGTCGGCGTGTTCCTCGACTTCGAGGTCTTCGGCGAGCACCAAGCCGGGCCGAAGCACACCTTCGACTTCCTCGCCGGCCTCCCCGAGGCGCTGGCGAGTGCCGGCGTGCCCTGCGTCGCCCCCGCCGAAGCCATCGACCTGTACCGCCCCGTCGGCCGCCTCGCCGCGCCCAAGGCGATCAGCTGGGCCGACCGAGAGCGGGACCTCTCGGCGTGGCTCGGCAACGCCATGCAAGCCAGCGCCGCCGCGGACCACTACGCGCTGGCCGGGGCGATCGCCCGGAGCGGCGACGAGCCGCTTCTCCGCGACTGGCGCCGGCTCTCCAACTCGGATCACCTCTACTACATGTCGACCAAGGGCGAGGGGGACGGGGCGGTGCACCGGTCGTTCAGCCCTTACGAGTCGCCCTACGCCGCGTACATCAACTACATGAACGTGCTGGACTCGCTGCGGGCGCGGGCGCGGGGTTGA
- a CDS encoding NAD(P)/FAD-dependent oxidoreductase, translating to MDTPKHLQGLPHVVVLGAGFAGLNFCKSFDGRARVTLVDRQNHHLFQPLLYQVAMAALSAPEIAEPVRTIFRDRENVVVLMDEAKKIDLQKREVELAQNTLKYDYLVCGLGGTKTYFGNEQWEALAPGLKSLEDAMRIRRHLLQSFERAETTNDPEERKRLMTIVVVGGGPTGVELAGSMAELCKRVFKKDFRRIDTRESRVILVHSNGRILEEYPEDLSESGKKQLASLGVEIILDNKVVDIQRHHVELSDGTRIDTENVLWGAGVKANPITAGLGIELARGGRVPVDPDLSLASRGHPEVFFVGDIVSIRQEDGEPVPGVAPAAIQMGKHVARLIEERLERQVMSSAGGDATRPFRYWDKGMMATIGRMRAVAWTGDIPLIRGLKMTGLLAWLGWLTIHIAYLVGFRNRVAVFLSWVYSYASFRRGARIIISPEQDVSDHDATSSAVDTVALPA from the coding sequence ATGGACACTCCGAAGCACCTCCAAGGGCTCCCCCACGTCGTCGTTCTCGGCGCGGGCTTCGCCGGCTTGAACTTCTGCAAGAGCTTCGACGGCCGGGCCCGGGTGACGCTGGTGGACCGCCAGAACCACCACCTCTTCCAGCCGCTGCTGTACCAGGTGGCGATGGCCGCGCTGTCGGCGCCCGAGATCGCCGAGCCGGTCCGCACGATCTTCCGCGACCGCGAGAACGTGGTGGTGCTGATGGACGAGGCGAAGAAGATCGACCTGCAGAAGCGGGAGGTCGAGCTGGCGCAGAACACGCTCAAGTACGACTACCTCGTGTGCGGCCTCGGCGGCACGAAGACCTACTTCGGCAACGAGCAGTGGGAGGCGCTGGCGCCGGGGCTCAAGAGCCTCGAGGACGCGATGCGGATCCGTCGCCACCTGCTGCAGAGCTTCGAGCGGGCGGAGACGACCAACGACCCCGAGGAGCGGAAACGCCTGATGACGATCGTCGTCGTCGGCGGCGGGCCCACCGGCGTCGAGCTCGCCGGCTCGATGGCGGAGCTGTGCAAGCGGGTCTTCAAGAAGGACTTCCGCCGCATCGACACCCGCGAGTCACGCGTGATCCTCGTGCACTCCAACGGCCGGATCCTCGAGGAGTACCCCGAGGACCTCTCCGAGAGCGGGAAGAAGCAGCTCGCCAGCCTCGGCGTCGAGATCATCCTCGACAACAAGGTCGTCGACATCCAGCGCCACCACGTCGAGCTCTCCGACGGCACCCGCATCGACACCGAGAACGTGCTCTGGGGCGCCGGCGTGAAGGCGAACCCGATCACCGCGGGGCTCGGCATCGAGCTGGCCCGCGGCGGCCGGGTCCCCGTCGACCCGGACCTGTCGCTGGCGAGCCGGGGCCATCCGGAGGTCTTCTTCGTCGGCGACATCGTGTCGATCCGGCAGGAGGACGGCGAGCCGGTGCCCGGCGTGGCGCCGGCCGCGATCCAGATGGGCAAGCACGTCGCCAGGCTCATCGAGGAGCGGCTGGAGCGGCAGGTCATGAGCTCCGCCGGCGGCGACGCCACCCGGCCCTTCCGCTACTGGGACAAGGGCATGATGGCGACGATCGGCCGCATGCGGGCCGTCGCCTGGACCGGCGACATCCCGCTGATCCGCGGCCTGAAGATGACCGGGCTGCTCGCGTGGCTCGGCTGGTTGACCATCCACATCGCCTACCTCGTGGGCTTCCGGAACCGCGTGGCGGTGTTCCTGTCGTGGGTCTACTCGTACGCCAGCTTCCGCCGGGGGGCCCGCATCATCATCTCGCCCGAGCAGGACGTCAGCGACCACGACGCGACGAGCTCGGCGGTCGACACGGTCGCCTTGCCGGCCTGA
- a CDS encoding DUF4142 domain-containing protein: protein MNSETTHTLPGTPTSTRRRVVLAAGAALPLAAAGLAAAQMDAVKQKADEMMHGGKKRPGDAVKRAGELGTFSMRASETMRTKASDASLKEFAKLEAEEQKTVAEIMSANFDLGSPEFSAEHRKKLDEMKSMSSGPELDEMYLSVQMDGHQKLLDLHEQLSASGSLTEAPTAASALAVCAIESHLAMLEMIRKQMG, encoded by the coding sequence ATGAACTCCGAAACCACGCACACGCTTCCTGGCACGCCCACCTCCACCCGGCGCAGGGTCGTGCTCGCCGCCGGCGCCGCGCTGCCCCTCGCCGCCGCCGGCCTTGCCGCCGCGCAGATGGACGCCGTCAAGCAGAAGGCCGACGAGATGATGCACGGCGGCAAGAAGCGGCCCGGTGATGCCGTGAAGCGGGCCGGCGAGCTGGGCACCTTCTCCATGAGGGCGAGCGAGACGATGCGCACGAAAGCCTCCGACGCGTCGCTGAAGGAGTTCGCGAAGCTCGAGGCCGAGGAGCAGAAGACCGTCGCCGAGATCATGTCGGCGAACTTCGACCTGGGTTCACCGGAGTTCTCCGCCGAGCACCGCAAGAAGCTCGACGAGATGAAGTCCATGTCCTCCGGCCCGGAGCTGGATGAGATGTACCTGTCCGTCCAGATGGACGGCCACCAGAAGCTGCTCGACCTGCACGAGCAGCTGTCCGCGTCGGGTTCGCTGACCGAGGCGCCGACCGCGGCGTCGGCGCTGGCCGTCTGTGCCATCGAGTCGCACCTCGCGATGCTGGAGATGATCCGGAAGCAGATGGGCTGA
- a CDS encoding ABC transporter substrate-binding protein, which yields MRDHLPKLLVVLALAGVIGLPYALRAFGLGAVAVREGPGGADARLVVYTPHNEQIREEFERAYAADRAARGLPAVGFDWRASGGTSDLRRGILDQFQALLGRGDDPEAALDRGIGADLLFGGGAYDHDKLIAGVEGPDGRQHPVSVAPDLPAGLLAEAFPSRDIGGEPLLGEDNRWTGTALSSFGIVYNRDLLTMLGLPEPRDWGDLAAPAYLGQVAMADPGHSSSVAATLETVLRRQGWTRGWRTLRRVFANSRYFAAASTKIPMDVARGDAAAGICIDFYGRFQAGFAAGEDGGFSAADVGYADPVLGGRSQTVASADPVTLLRGAPHRDDAEDFIAFVIRPAAQRLWQRRAGEPGGPARFELRRLPVLASLYTPEETATWTDGEARPFADASPVPDGVPGYFPVIAPVVHALAVDHHDLLVAAWEALLATPEGHPRRAEMLAAFDALPPALTLSWPDESLTEQRWWDAVADPSAPRHAEAAAAIDAFKLQLRGPGGDEGMKRQLAWSAFFEDRYEAVLALAAGTGG from the coding sequence ATGCGGGACCACCTCCCCAAGCTGCTCGTCGTGCTCGCGCTCGCGGGCGTCATCGGCCTGCCCTACGCCCTGCGGGCTTTCGGCCTCGGGGCCGTGGCGGTGCGGGAGGGGCCCGGCGGAGCCGACGCCCGGTTGGTCGTCTACACGCCCCACAACGAGCAGATCCGCGAAGAGTTCGAGCGGGCCTACGCGGCGGACCGAGCCGCCCGCGGCCTCCCGGCGGTGGGTTTCGACTGGCGGGCCTCCGGCGGCACGTCGGACCTGCGTCGGGGGATCCTCGACCAGTTCCAGGCGTTGCTCGGCCGCGGGGACGACCCCGAGGCGGCCCTGGACCGCGGCATCGGCGCCGACCTGCTCTTCGGTGGCGGCGCGTACGACCACGACAAGCTGATCGCCGGCGTGGAGGGGCCGGACGGCCGGCAGCACCCGGTGTCGGTCGCGCCGGATCTGCCCGCCGGCCTGCTGGCCGAGGCCTTCCCGAGCCGCGACATCGGCGGGGAGCCGCTGCTCGGGGAGGACAACCGCTGGACCGGCACGGCGCTGTCCAGCTTCGGCATCGTCTACAACCGCGACCTGCTCACGATGCTCGGCCTGCCGGAGCCACGCGACTGGGGCGACCTCGCCGCGCCCGCCTACCTCGGGCAGGTCGCGATGGCGGATCCCGGCCACTCCAGCTCCGTCGCGGCCACGCTGGAGACGGTGCTCCGCCGGCAGGGCTGGACCCGCGGCTGGCGGACGCTCCGCCGGGTCTTCGCCAACAGCCGGTACTTCGCCGCCGCCTCCACGAAGATCCCGATGGATGTCGCGCGCGGCGACGCCGCCGCGGGCATCTGCATCGACTTCTACGGACGCTTCCAGGCCGGCTTCGCCGCCGGCGAGGACGGGGGCTTCTCGGCCGCGGACGTCGGCTACGCAGACCCGGTGCTCGGCGGCCGCAGCCAAACCGTCGCCAGCGCGGATCCCGTCACGCTCCTCCGCGGCGCCCCGCACCGCGACGACGCGGAGGACTTCATCGCCTTCGTGATCCGGCCCGCCGCCCAGCGCCTCTGGCAGCGCCGCGCCGGCGAGCCGGGCGGTCCCGCCCGCTTCGAGCTCCGCCGCCTGCCCGTGCTGGCCTCGCTCTACACGCCCGAAGAGACCGCCACCTGGACCGATGGCGAGGCCCGCCCCTTCGCCGACGCCTCCCCCGTGCCCGATGGCGTGCCCGGCTACTTCCCGGTGATCGCCCCGGTCGTGCACGCCCTCGCCGTCGACCACCACGACCTGCTCGTGGCCGCGTGGGAGGCCCTGCTCGCCACGCCCGAGGGCCACCCGCGCCGCGCGGAGATGCTCGCCGCCTTCGACGCCCTGCCTCCCGCCCTCACGCTTTCGTGGCCCGACGAGTCGCTGACGGAGCAGCGGTGGTGGGATGCGGTCGCCGACCCCTCCGCCCCGCGACACGCGGAAGCCGCCGCCGCGATCGACGCCTTCAAGCTCCAGCTCAGAGGCCCCGGCGGCGACGAAGGCATGAAGCGTCAGCTCGCCTGGAGCGCCTTCTTCGAGGATCGGTATGAAGCGGTGCTGGCGCTCGCCGCGGGCACCGGCGGGTGA